One window of Hymenobacter sp. BRD128 genomic DNA carries:
- a CDS encoding DUF58 domain-containing protein, whose protein sequence is MSFFLTPRFFYLCTALITGFIVSFFLPWLLGPMLLLLGVAVLLTLLDALLLYAPVAGGASPVFGRRALGEKLANGSDNDVQLFIESRYRFGIQVEVIDEIPHQFQRRDVLFEATIQPGQTQVIKYQLRPTKRGEYEFGALNVYAASPLRLVRRRFRFGRAGQVVPVYPSFLQMRQYELLAIHNRLTEVGVKRIRRVGQSTEFEQIRPYASGDDPRTINWKASARRATGGGADTLVVNHFQDERAQQVYCLIDKGRVMRMPFEGLSLLDYAINATLVMSNIALLKHDKAGLITFSNKPGAVVPAERRPGHLRAILEVLYRQKTQYLETDYELLYATVRAKIKQRSLLILFTNFETLQGMERQLPYLRALSKAHLLLVVFFENTELRTYLDAPAETTAYVYNQTIAEKFQQEKRQIVLELQRYGIQALLTPPQLLTVNTINKYLEFKARGLL, encoded by the coding sequence ATGAGTTTCTTTCTCACTCCGCGCTTCTTCTACCTCTGCACGGCGCTCATCACGGGTTTCATCGTCAGCTTCTTCCTGCCGTGGCTGCTAGGGCCGATGCTGCTGCTGCTAGGGGTGGCGGTGCTGCTAACGCTGCTCGATGCACTGCTGCTCTACGCGCCGGTGGCGGGTGGGGCTAGCCCGGTATTTGGGCGGCGGGCGCTGGGTGAGAAGCTGGCCAACGGCTCGGACAACGACGTGCAGCTGTTCATCGAGAGCCGCTATCGGTTTGGTATTCAGGTGGAAGTGATTGACGAGATTCCGCACCAGTTTCAGCGGCGCGACGTGCTGTTTGAGGCCACCATTCAGCCGGGGCAGACGCAGGTTATCAAGTACCAGCTGCGGCCCACCAAGCGCGGCGAGTACGAGTTTGGGGCGCTGAACGTGTATGCGGCTTCGCCGTTGCGGCTGGTACGGCGGCGCTTCCGCTTCGGGCGCGCCGGGCAGGTGGTGCCGGTGTATCCGTCGTTTTTGCAAATGCGGCAGTACGAGCTGCTGGCCATCCACAACCGCCTCACGGAAGTGGGCGTGAAGCGCATCCGGCGGGTGGGCCAGAGCACGGAGTTTGAGCAAATCAGGCCCTACGCCAGCGGCGACGACCCGCGCACCATCAACTGGAAGGCTAGCGCCCGCCGCGCCACCGGCGGCGGGGCCGATACGCTGGTCGTCAATCATTTTCAGGATGAGCGCGCCCAGCAGGTGTACTGCCTCATCGACAAAGGCCGGGTGATGCGGATGCCCTTCGAGGGCCTGAGCCTGCTGGATTACGCCATCAATGCCACGCTGGTAATGAGTAACATCGCGCTACTCAAGCACGACAAAGCGGGGCTGATTACGTTCAGCAACAAGCCCGGCGCCGTGGTGCCCGCCGAGCGCAGGCCGGGCCATTTGCGTGCCATTCTGGAAGTCCTTTACCGCCAGAAAACCCAGTACCTCGAAACCGACTACGAGCTGCTCTACGCCACGGTGCGCGCCAAGATTAAGCAGCGCAGTCTGCTAATTTTGTTCACCAATTTCGAAACCTTGCAGGGAATGGAACGGCAATTGCCCTACCTGCGGGCGCTGAGCAAGGCGCACCTGCTGCTGGTCGTTTTCTTTGAAAACACCGAGCTGCGCACCTACCTCGATGCGCCGGCCGAAACGACGGCCTACGTGTATAACCAAACCATCGCCGAGAAATTTCAGCAGGAAAAACGCCAGATAGTGCTCGAATTGCAGCGCTACGGCATTCAAGCGCTCCTTACCCCACCGCAGCTGCTGACGGTGAATACGATTAATAAATACCTGGAATTCAAGGCCAGGGGACTGCTATGA
- a CDS encoding beta-N-acetylhexosaminidase: MLNLAKPCALALLLPLAAQAQRPLLPVPAQATWQAGHYRFATAPLLALRRQVTGPATSQDESYHLRVTATGASLVAAGPLGIQRGLATFRQVIERTPQGWRAQFCDIQDAPRFAWRGLMIDPARHFLPVAVIKRNLDGMAAVKLNVLHWHLCDDQGWRVESKLFPRLHQVGGATGYYTQAEVREVVRYAAQRGIRVVPEFDMPGHAGALVTAYPRLASNDSVKTLPIKWGVLNIALDPTREGTYTMLDSVLTEMSGLFPDKYFHIGGDENDGRQWRHNPRIVAFMQAKGFVKPGTTTPDKHQLQNYFNRRLLAIVQKLGKTMIGWDEILGPDLPQPIAIESWRGPKGVLDAVRQGHPALRAHGYYLDLYFSAASHYAADPLQGIPDSLASRVLGGEAAMWSEFADSVLYDSRVWPRAAAVAERLWSPAALSQDVPDMYRRLAFVSEGLEALGLRHRRAPAALLRQLASPYPAALPALQTLASLIEPVKEYKRHSQGFKYTTETPLTRLVDAAPAESDVARRFGATADSLLASLSIGMPTFPATPPSLTPAARRQLASLRRQAAEWQRATEVLPPLFVTSPGLTEYAPLAAQLGIVASLLSQRLTQLEQGQPTVPAAQATAKLQLDAAQQPVGQAELAIIGAVRRLVGLP, encoded by the coding sequence TTGCTTAATCTCGCGAAACCTTGCGCGCTGGCATTACTGCTGCCGCTAGCCGCCCAGGCCCAGCGCCCGCTACTGCCGGTGCCGGCCCAGGCCACCTGGCAGGCCGGCCACTACCGCTTTGCCACGGCCCCACTGCTAGCCCTGCGCCGGCAGGTGACTGGCCCGGCCACCTCGCAAGACGAGAGCTACCATCTGCGCGTCACGGCTACCGGGGCTAGCCTCGTGGCGGCCGGGCCGCTGGGCATTCAGCGGGGGCTAGCCACGTTTCGGCAGGTCATCGAGCGCACGCCGCAGGGCTGGCGGGCGCAGTTTTGCGACATTCAGGACGCGCCGCGCTTTGCCTGGCGTGGGCTCATGATAGACCCGGCGCGGCACTTCCTGCCGGTGGCCGTTATCAAGCGCAACCTCGATGGCATGGCCGCTGTGAAGCTCAACGTGCTGCACTGGCACCTCTGCGACGACCAGGGCTGGCGCGTGGAAAGCAAGCTGTTTCCGCGCCTGCACCAGGTGGGCGGCGCCACCGGCTACTACACCCAGGCCGAAGTGCGCGAGGTGGTACGCTACGCCGCCCAGCGCGGCATCCGGGTGGTGCCCGAGTTTGATATGCCCGGCCACGCCGGCGCGCTGGTCACGGCCTACCCCCGGCTAGCCTCCAACGACTCGGTCAAGACCCTGCCCATCAAGTGGGGCGTGCTCAATATTGCCCTCGACCCCACCCGCGAGGGCACCTACACCATGCTCGACTCGGTGCTGACCGAGATGAGCGGGCTGTTTCCCGACAAGTACTTCCACATTGGCGGCGATGAGAACGACGGGCGGCAGTGGCGCCACAACCCACGCATCGTGGCCTTTATGCAGGCAAAGGGCTTTGTGAAGCCCGGCACCACCACGCCCGACAAGCACCAGCTCCAGAACTATTTCAACCGCCGCCTGCTCGCCATCGTGCAGAAGCTGGGCAAGACGATGATTGGCTGGGATGAGATACTCGGCCCCGACCTGCCCCAGCCCATCGCCATTGAAAGCTGGCGTGGCCCCAAGGGCGTGCTCGACGCCGTGCGCCAAGGCCACCCCGCCTTGCGGGCCCACGGCTACTACCTCGACCTGTACTTTTCGGCCGCCAGCCACTACGCCGCCGACCCGCTCCAGGGCATCCCCGACTCGCTGGCTAGCCGCGTGCTGGGCGGCGAGGCTGCCATGTGGAGCGAGTTTGCCGACAGCGTGCTCTACGACAGCCGGGTGTGGCCCCGCGCCGCCGCCGTGGCCGAGCGCCTCTGGAGCCCCGCCGCCCTCAGCCAGGATGTGCCCGATATGTACCGCCGCCTGGCCTTCGTGAGCGAAGGGCTGGAGGCGCTGGGCCTGCGCCACCGCCGCGCCCCGGCCGCCCTGCTGCGCCAGCTGGCTAGCCCCTACCCGGCCGCCCTGCCCGCCCTGCAAACCCTGGCTAGCCTCATCGAGCCGGTGAAAGAGTACAAGCGTCACTCCCAAGGCTTTAAGTACACCACCGAAACGCCGCTCACCCGCCTAGTTGATGCCGCCCCGGCCGAGTCGGACGTGGCCCGGCGCTTCGGCGCCACCGCCGACAGCCTGCTGGCCAGCCTCAGTATTGGGATGCCCACCTTCCCGGCCACACCGCCCAGCCTTACGCCGGCTGCCCGCCGCCAGCTGGCCAGCCTGCGCCGGCAGGCGGCCGAGTGGCAGCGCGCCACCGAGGTCCTGCCCCCATTATTCGTGACTAGCCCCGGCCTGACCGAATACGCCCCGCTGGCCGCCCAGCTCGGTATTGTGGCCAGCCTGCTCAGCCAGCGCCTCACGCAGCTCGAACAGGGCCAGCCTACGGTACCCGCCGCCCAGGCCACCGCCAAGCTTCAGCTCGATGCCGCCCAGCAGCCGGTCGGCCAGGCCGAGCTAGCCATTATTGGCGCGGTACGGCGGCTGGTCGGGCTACCATAA
- a CDS encoding HAMP domain-containing sensor histidine kinase translates to MSVLLNSRFSVARQWPVALLLLALLSFGASWLANTYWQLPGTNPLYPSAARLQKLVNQAAITAGREANQVALASQPPAAASFRQLLTQCAYPTFVAIDSQLVAWSASGPAPTATELADTVSERLSQTAMGEFLTVRRRRGHVVVLAYVPLARRYGISNRYLREGAEPTLLQGMEVQVRATPVQPGETHGLVAALVDTQGRYLFSVVQLPGNALTGRILPLLLLVLGIGFYTAGWLGLAYYWWQSGHVALAIVVLASTPVALRLALLYLGLPYAWLEIPLFDPRIYAVSGWAPSLGDLLLNGLLAALLAGLLVMVSRHYQLPARAQRAPAGSWGVPALLGLLLTVAALHSYYSSAFSNNQLSLDITQSMQVSGFRLVLLLAVLLHTAAFAAGFYLWTELLAPDLRRLPRRPLLVGGTLIALLLLAQGVLLHESLLLLPGMTVLCLLLMRSGKLEKRATQGGPRYLLLLLWLSLASAVGAVALYEQFERQLLLDKQRLASNLLVDNDLQGEFLLGQRLRQLATDPIIMRLLTSTPARTEALRRRIERQYLRTYFDKYEESIDLFDPSGRPIGGEADDTLTFDQTRLRLSRTATTTDQAGVYLLKSDNSFSSRRYVAVIPITQPAPGGIGPPAPAGTILLTLSLKQLASYSVLPELLVDQKFFQPGLATDLSYAGYAQGRLVYSEGDFDYANDLPRQLLHDQRLFTNGLIISDFHHLAMRDASGRRVVVVTTSTYSLADWFSNFSFQLLLNMLMWLLAGGAYLLARRGDQGLQLNFSARIQLLLNLGIIVPLLVVSVATASQVISGYRRDLRRTYERRGHIALESLLRRRDQLTDSTARPVLTALARNVAALTETDLNLYDAHGQLLVSSQPLIFEAGLLGPLLNPQAVVDLRERGLSRTLLTEQAGSLSFSSLYLPVRAASADGPAGPIQGYVGIPFFDSQKELDNKLTELFTTIVNIFTLMFLVFLGLAVVATRQLTAPLKLLTQRLKRTTLTGQNEVLDYRSNDDEIGLLVSEYNGMLGKLEASKRELATQEKEAAWREMARQVAHEIKNPLTPMKLSLQYLQKAIAEHRPNAEALIGRIAETLITQIDVLADIATSFSTFTNLPTMRPARLDVVAVLRHCADLFRQNDGDEHGALHLHLPADGTFTVFADESLLVRTFNNLLLNAKQAVPPGRAPRQEISLQASGADKVLITIADNGAGIAEEVRDHVFRPNFTTKAGGSGIGLAVARRGIESAGGRIWFESEVDIGTTFFIELPLAG, encoded by the coding sequence TTGTCCGTTTTGCTAAATTCTCGTTTTTCAGTGGCTCGGCAGTGGCCAGTGGCTTTGTTGCTGCTGGCACTGCTAAGCTTTGGTGCGAGCTGGCTGGCCAATACCTACTGGCAGTTGCCCGGTACTAACCCTTTATATCCGAGCGCGGCGCGGCTCCAGAAACTAGTTAATCAAGCTGCCATTACGGCCGGCCGCGAAGCCAATCAGGTAGCCCTGGCCAGCCAGCCCCCGGCCGCTGCCAGCTTTCGGCAGCTGCTGACGCAGTGCGCTTACCCCACCTTCGTGGCTATCGACAGCCAGCTGGTGGCGTGGTCGGCATCGGGACCCGCGCCCACGGCCACCGAGCTGGCCGACACGGTTTCGGAGCGCCTATCGCAGACGGCAATGGGCGAGTTTCTGACCGTGCGGCGCCGGCGGGGGCACGTAGTAGTGCTGGCCTACGTGCCGCTAGCCCGCCGCTACGGCATCAGCAACCGGTATCTGCGCGAGGGGGCCGAGCCAACCCTGTTGCAAGGTATGGAAGTGCAGGTGCGCGCCACGCCCGTGCAGCCCGGTGAAACGCACGGCCTGGTGGCCGCCCTAGTCGATACGCAGGGGCGCTACCTGTTTTCGGTGGTGCAGCTGCCGGGCAATGCCCTTACGGGGCGCATTCTGCCGCTGCTGCTGCTAGTGCTGGGCATTGGGTTTTACACGGCGGGCTGGCTGGGGCTGGCTTACTACTGGTGGCAAAGCGGACACGTGGCCCTGGCCATCGTCGTGCTGGCCAGTACGCCGGTGGCTCTGCGGCTAGCCTTGCTTTACCTGGGCCTGCCGTATGCGTGGCTGGAAATTCCGCTCTTCGACCCGCGCATCTACGCCGTGTCGGGCTGGGCGCCTTCGCTGGGCGACTTGCTGCTCAATGGCTTGCTCGCCGCACTGCTGGCCGGGCTTTTGGTAATGGTGAGCCGGCACTACCAGCTGCCGGCGCGGGCGCAGCGCGCACCGGCCGGCAGCTGGGGGGTGCCCGCGCTACTGGGCTTGTTGCTCACCGTAGCCGCGCTGCACAGCTACTACAGTAGTGCGTTCAGCAACAACCAGCTTAGCCTCGACATTACGCAGAGCATGCAGGTGAGCGGTTTTCGGCTGGTGCTGTTGCTGGCGGTGCTGCTGCACACGGCCGCTTTCGCCGCTGGCTTTTACCTCTGGACCGAACTGCTGGCCCCCGACCTGCGCCGCCTGCCTAGGCGGCCGCTGCTGGTAGGGGGCACGCTTATCGCCCTGTTGCTGCTGGCCCAGGGCGTACTGCTGCACGAAAGCCTCCTGTTGCTACCGGGCATGACCGTTCTCTGCCTCTTGCTGATGCGCAGCGGCAAGCTGGAAAAGCGTGCCACGCAGGGCGGCCCGCGCTACCTGCTGCTCTTGCTATGGCTCAGCCTGGCATCGGCCGTCGGGGCAGTGGCGCTGTACGAGCAGTTTGAGCGGCAGCTGCTGCTGGATAAGCAGCGGCTAGCCAGTAATCTGCTGGTCGATAATGACTTGCAGGGAGAGTTTTTGCTTGGGCAACGATTGCGCCAGTTGGCGACCGACCCTATTATTATGCGCTTGCTCACGAGCACGCCAGCGCGCACCGAGGCCCTGCGGCGGCGCATCGAGCGTCAGTACTTGCGCACGTATTTCGACAAGTATGAGGAATCCATTGACCTCTTTGACCCTAGCGGCCGGCCCATTGGCGGCGAGGCCGATGATACGCTGACTTTCGACCAGACCCGTTTGCGGCTGTCGCGCACGGCCACGACCACCGACCAGGCTGGCGTATACCTACTGAAGTCAGACAACTCTTTTAGCTCGCGGCGCTACGTGGCGGTGATACCCATTACGCAGCCCGCGCCGGGCGGCATCGGGCCGCCCGCGCCGGCCGGTACCATTCTGCTCACGCTCAGCCTCAAGCAGCTGGCTAGCTACAGTGTACTTCCCGAGTTGTTAGTAGACCAGAAATTCTTCCAGCCGGGCCTGGCTACCGACCTCAGCTATGCCGGCTACGCCCAGGGCCGGCTCGTGTACAGTGAGGGAGATTTTGACTACGCTAATGACCTGCCGCGTCAATTGCTGCACGACCAGCGCCTTTTTACTAATGGGTTGATAATAAGTGATTTTCACCACCTGGCCATGCGCGATGCCAGTGGCCGGCGCGTGGTGGTGGTCACCACGAGCACGTACTCGCTGGCCGATTGGTTTTCTAATTTTTCCTTTCAGCTGCTGCTCAATATGTTGATGTGGCTGCTGGCGGGCGGTGCCTACCTGCTGGCGCGGCGCGGCGACCAGGGGCTACAACTCAATTTCAGCGCCCGCATTCAGCTGCTGCTCAACCTGGGCATTATTGTGCCGCTGCTGGTGGTGAGCGTGGCCACGGCTAGCCAGGTTATCTCGGGCTACCGCCGCGACCTGCGCCGCACCTACGAGCGCCGGGGGCACATTGCGCTCGAAAGCCTACTGCGCCGCCGCGACCAGCTCACCGACAGCACCGCCCGGCCGGTGCTCACGGCGCTGGCCCGCAACGTAGCCGCCCTCACCGAAACCGACCTTAACCTCTACGACGCCCACGGCCAGCTGCTGGTAAGCTCGCAGCCGCTCATCTTCGAGGCGGGCTTGCTGGGGCCGCTGCTCAACCCCCAGGCCGTGGTAGACCTGCGCGAGCGCGGCCTCAGCCGCACGCTGCTGACCGAGCAGGCCGGCTCGCTCTCGTTCAGCTCGCTCTACCTACCGGTGCGGGCCGCCAGTGCCGATGGTCCGGCTGGCCCCATTCAGGGCTACGTGGGCATCCCGTTTTTTGACTCGCAGAAAGAGCTGGACAACAAGCTGACCGAACTTTTTACCACGATTGTCAACATTTTTACGCTCATGTTTCTGGTGTTTCTGGGGCTAGCCGTGGTGGCCACGCGCCAGCTCACGGCGCCGCTCAAGCTTTTGACCCAGCGCCTGAAGCGTACCACCCTCACCGGCCAGAACGAGGTGCTCGACTACCGCAGCAACGACGACGAAATCGGGCTGCTCGTGAGCGAGTACAACGGCATGCTCGGGAAGCTGGAAGCGAGCAAGCGTGAGCTGGCCACCCAGGAAAAAGAAGCGGCCTGGCGCGAGATGGCCCGCCAAGTAGCCCACGAAATTAAAAATCCGCTCACGCCCATGAAGCTGAGCCTACAGTACTTACAAAAAGCTATTGCCGAGCATCGGCCCAATGCTGAGGCCCTGATTGGGCGCATTGCCGAAACGCTCATCACCCAGATTGACGTGCTGGCCGACATCGCCACCTCGTTCAGTACGTTTACCAACCTACCTACCATGCGCCCCGCGCGCCTCGATGTGGTGGCCGTGCTGCGGCACTGCGCCGACCTGTTTCGGCAAAACGACGGCGATGAACACGGCGCCTTGCACCTGCACTTGCCTGCCGACGGCACTTTCACCGTCTTTGCCGATGAAAGCCTGCTGGTGCGCACCTTTAACAATCTGCTGCTCAATGCCAAGCAGGCCGTGCCTCCCGGCCGCGCACCGCGCCAGGAAATCAGCCTGCAAGCCAGCGGGGCTGATAAGGTGCTCATTACCATTGCCGACAACGGCGCGGGCATTGCCGAGGAGGTACGCGACCATGTATTCCGGCCCAATTTCACTACCAAGGCTGGCGGCTCGGGTATTGGCCTAGCGGTGGCCCGGCGCGGCATTGAGAGCGCGGGCGGGCGCATCTGGTTTGAAAGCGAAGTAGACATCGGCACAACGTTCTTCATCGAGCTGCCGTTAGCAGGCTAA
- a CDS encoding DUF420 domain-containing protein yields the protein MTTATEQLHPPVLEPGDYTKYKIILGTLGVVVPLLVAVLFYYKNIFRIQGADAYLHALPAVNAGLNSLTAVALLVGFYFIRQKNVLAHRAAMGTAFALGGLFLISYVAYHSQVASTHFGGTGLVRGIYFLLLLSHISLAAVTVALVLFTLYFALTGQYTKHKRIARWTFPIWLYVSITGVIVYFMIAPYYPAG from the coding sequence ATGACGACCGCCACTGAGCAGCTGCACCCGCCCGTGCTGGAGCCGGGCGACTACACCAAGTACAAGATTATCCTGGGCACGCTGGGCGTTGTAGTGCCGCTGCTGGTGGCGGTACTGTTCTATTACAAGAATATCTTCCGCATTCAGGGGGCCGATGCGTACCTGCACGCGCTGCCTGCGGTAAATGCGGGGTTGAATTCGCTCACGGCAGTGGCACTGCTGGTAGGCTTTTATTTTATTCGGCAGAAAAATGTGCTGGCGCACCGCGCCGCGATGGGTACCGCGTTTGCCCTGGGAGGACTTTTTTTGATTTCCTACGTGGCTTATCACTCACAGGTGGCTAGCACGCACTTTGGCGGCACGGGGCTGGTGCGAGGCATCTACTTTCTACTGCTGCTGTCGCACATTAGCCTGGCGGCCGTGACGGTGGCGCTGGTGTTATTTACGCTGTATTTTGCCCTCACCGGGCAGTATACCAAGCACAAGCGCATTGCGCGCTGGACGTTTCCCATCTGGCTCTACGTGTCGATTACGGGCGTTATCGTGTATTTCATGATTGCGCCGTATTACCCGGCGGGCTAG
- a CDS encoding cytochrome C oxidase subunit IV family protein, translating to MSSHAAPEHGAFTGEIAKPNTAWIWKTFWILVIITAAEFAIAFSMTSPGLRTIRNSIFIVMTILKAFFIVGEFMHLKHEVKSLIWTILVPSALLVWLVVALVTEGSYVGEVLSHMFSS from the coding sequence ATGTCTTCTCACGCTGCCCCCGAACACGGCGCCTTCACCGGCGAAATCGCCAAGCCGAATACTGCTTGGATTTGGAAAACCTTCTGGATTCTGGTTATCATCACGGCGGCTGAGTTTGCCATCGCTTTCAGCATGACATCGCCGGGCTTACGCACTATCCGCAACTCCATCTTCATCGTGATGACGATTTTGAAGGCCTTTTTCATCGTCGGCGAGTTCATGCACCTCAAGCATGAAGTTAAAAGCCTTATCTGGACTATCCTGGTGCCCTCGGCGCTACTGGTATGGCTGGTAGTGGCCCTCGTTACCGAAGGCTCGTATGTGGGCGAGGTATTGTCGCATATGTTCAGCAGCTAG
- a CDS encoding cytochrome c oxidase subunit 3, translated as MAQSTTLQPHAAPAAYADAPRTGTWDGGNEPFKASYGKLMMWFFLLSDAFTFGAFLTAYGLIRHKHGVFNGQAKDFFFSTAHWPIPEKVFNAFPGMHGTDLPLAFVALMTMILIFSSVTMVLAVEAGHRMDKADVQKWLLWTILFGTMFLSSQAWEWSHFIGGHEEGTRMADGTIFHGANLAMNQYGPPLFGDLFFFITGFHGTHVFSGVCLLVWCFIATTNGTFEKRGHYEMIEKIGLYWHFVDLVWVFVFTFFYLV; from the coding sequence ATGGCCCAATCTACCACTTTGCAGCCCCACGCTGCCCCCGCCGCCTACGCCGATGCCCCGCGCACCGGCACCTGGGACGGCGGCAACGAACCCTTCAAGGCGAGCTACGGCAAGCTGATGATGTGGTTTTTCCTGCTCTCGGATGCTTTCACCTTTGGCGCATTCCTGACTGCCTATGGCCTCATCCGCCACAAGCACGGCGTATTCAATGGCCAGGCCAAGGACTTCTTCTTTAGCACGGCGCATTGGCCCATTCCGGAGAAGGTATTCAACGCTTTCCCTGGCATGCACGGCACCGACTTGCCGCTAGCCTTCGTGGCGTTGATGACGATGATTCTCATCTTCAGCTCCGTGACGATGGTACTGGCCGTAGAAGCCGGCCACCGCATGGATAAGGCCGATGTGCAGAAATGGCTGCTCTGGACTATTCTCTTCGGCACCATGTTCCTCAGCAGCCAGGCCTGGGAGTGGAGCCACTTCATCGGCGGCCACGAAGAAGGCACGCGCATGGCTGATGGTACCATCTTCCACGGCGCCAACCTAGCGATGAATCAGTACGGTCCGCCGCTGTTCGGTGACCTGTTTTTCTTCATCACGGGCTTCCACGGAACCCACGTATTCTCGGGCGTTTGCCTACTGGTGTGGTGCTTTATCGCCACTACCAATGGCACCTTCGAAAAGCGCGGCCACTACGAGATGATTGAAAAAATCGGTCTCTACTGGCACTTCGTAGACTTGGTGTGGGTATTCGTCTTCACGTTCTTCTATCTCGTTTAA
- a CDS encoding cytochrome c oxidase subunit 3, with protein MNTSEAVLADKELGLGWHPKRVLLVLLIFSIVMMFAAFTSGYIVRRDEGNWREFDLPMSLLFNSIVIALSSATMQFAYYSAKHDEIKRANLSLLLTMVLGVVFLFGQVHAWGDLVAGHTFFGGADANPSGSFVYVLMGVHAFHLITGLIFVAVVLKRSLKYQVHSRAMLSIGNATLYWHFLGGLWLYLYLFLLLNH; from the coding sequence ATGAATACTTCCGAAGCCGTTTTGGCCGACAAGGAGTTGGGCCTGGGCTGGCACCCCAAGCGCGTGCTGCTCGTGCTCTTGATTTTCAGCATCGTGATGATGTTTGCCGCCTTTACCAGCGGCTACATCGTGCGGCGCGACGAAGGCAACTGGCGCGAGTTCGACCTACCCATGAGCCTGCTGTTCAACTCCATTGTGATTGCCCTGAGCAGTGCGACGATGCAGTTTGCCTATTACTCGGCCAAGCACGATGAAATTAAGCGGGCTAACCTGAGCCTGTTGCTCACAATGGTGCTTGGCGTAGTGTTCCTGTTTGGGCAGGTGCACGCCTGGGGCGACCTCGTGGCGGGCCACACCTTCTTCGGCGGGGCCGATGCCAACCCTTCCGGCTCCTTCGTGTACGTATTGATGGGCGTGCATGCTTTCCACCTTATTACGGGCCTCATTTTCGTGGCCGTGGTTTTGAAGCGCAGCCTTAAGTATCAGGTACATTCGCGGGCAATGCTCTCGATTGGCAATGCCACGCTTTACTGGCACTTCCTTGGTGGGCTTTGGCTGTACCTGTATTTGTTCCTACTTTTGAACCACTAA
- the cyoE gene encoding heme o synthase produces MTKARAYFQLLKFRLSFTVAFSSALGYLLGLAAPNWGKALLVLLGGLLVTGAANIINQVFEKDLDKLMKRTENRPLPTGRISPGEAWIFCVLLAVAGLALLAYYFNPLTAALSLLSLILYGFIYTPLKTVSPVCVAVGAIPGGLPPLIGWVAATGHLGEAAWVLFGIQFMWQFPHFWAIAWVADDDYKRAGFKMLPSPGERDLRTAFQIMTYTVLLIPVSLLPLVLGISGRVSAGVALVCGVLFVLLTVRLMRTQDRKAALSIMFASFLYLPIVQIALLLDKV; encoded by the coding sequence ATGACGAAGGCCCGCGCCTATTTTCAGCTGCTCAAGTTCCGGCTTTCCTTCACGGTGGCATTTTCCAGCGCGCTGGGTTACCTGCTGGGCTTGGCCGCGCCGAACTGGGGCAAGGCGCTACTAGTGCTGCTAGGGGGCCTGCTCGTCACCGGGGCAGCCAACATCATCAACCAGGTTTTCGAGAAAGACCTCGACAAGCTGATGAAGCGCACCGAGAACCGGCCCTTGCCCACCGGTCGCATCTCACCTGGTGAAGCTTGGATATTCTGCGTGTTGCTGGCAGTAGCAGGATTAGCCTTGCTAGCCTATTACTTCAACCCGCTGACGGCGGCCTTGTCGTTGCTCTCGCTCATTCTCTACGGCTTCATTTACACGCCCCTCAAGACCGTTTCGCCGGTGTGCGTGGCGGTGGGCGCCATTCCGGGCGGGCTGCCGCCGCTCATTGGCTGGGTAGCGGCCACGGGTCATTTGGGCGAGGCGGCGTGGGTGCTGTTTGGTATTCAGTTTATGTGGCAGTTTCCGCACTTCTGGGCCATTGCCTGGGTGGCCGACGACGACTACAAGCGGGCCGGCTTTAAGATGCTACCCTCACCCGGCGAGCGCGACCTGCGCACGGCTTTCCAGATAATGACCTATACCGTGCTGCTCATCCCGGTGTCGCTGCTGCCGTTGGTGCTGGGCATCTCGGGGCGCGTGTCGGCGGGCGTGGCGCTGGTGTGCGGCGTGCTCTTCGTGCTGCTCACGGTGCGGCTCATGCGCACCCAGGACCGCAAGGCGGCGCTCAGTATCATGTTTGCCTCGTTTCTCTATTTGCCCATCGTACAAATCGCGCTGCTTTTAGACAAAGTTTGA